The proteins below are encoded in one region of Octopus sinensis unplaced genomic scaffold, ASM634580v1 Contig16736, whole genome shotgun sequence:
- the LOC115230901 gene encoding LOW QUALITY PROTEIN: ankyrin-3-like (The sequence of the model RefSeq protein was modified relative to this genomic sequence to represent the inferred CDS: inserted 1 base in 1 codon): MDVNKIISKIQNGDFEDVKRLIKENPDQVNQKGSDSKTFLMAACEQGSTSLIAFLIESGANIDISDEGKNTALHYAVESHETDAVAFLVSSGANVNKQDSGGETPLHLAVMNKYEDVVKVLLNSKENNNLQVNQKNKLGWTALHLACRYGSKDVVELLLQHKDTDVKAVENKGWTALHFACRYGSKDVVELLLKHKDTDVKAVENKGWTALHFACQYGSKDVVELLLKHKDTDVKAVEEDRWTALHLACRYGSKDVVELLLKHKDTDVNAVENKGWTALHFACRYRSKDVVELLLKHKDTDVNAVKNEGWTALHLACRYGSKDVVELLLKHKDTDVNAVQNEGWTALHFACRYRSKDVVELLLQHKDTDVKAVEEDRWTALHLACQYGSKDVVELLLQHKDTDVNAVTKQGDTPLHIASTRGHKDVVDFLLKQKGIDVNKVNLEGDTPLHLAVQNHKTDVVAFLVSSGANVNKQDSRGETPLHLXCEENYEDVVKVLLNSKENNNLQVNQKNKLGWTALHFACRYGSKDVVELLLQHKDTDVKAVEEDRWTALHFACRYGSKDVVELLLKHKDTDVKAVEEDRWTALHLACRYGSKDVVELLLQHKDTDVKAVTKDRWTALHLACQYGSKDVVELLLQHKDTDVNAVTKQGDTPLHIASTRGHKDVVDFLLKQKGIDVNKVNLEGDTPLHLAVQNHKTDVVAFLVSSGANVNKQDSGGNTPLHLAVRKNYEDVVKVLLNSKENNNLQVNQQRRDGWTALHVACRYGSKDVVELLLKHKDTDVNAETKQGDTPLHLASFHGRKDVVDFLLQQNGIDVNKVNLEGDTPLHLAVQK, encoded by the exons ccACGAAACTGATGCAGTGGCCTTCTTAGTCTCCAGTGGAGCAAATGTTAATAAGCAGGACTCAGGGGGCGAAACACCTCTACATCTGGCTGTGATGAATAAATATGAAGATGTAGTCAAAGTCCTGTTAAAtagcaaagaaaataacaatttacag GTTAATCAGAAAAATAAATTGGGCTGGACAGCTCTGCATCTTGCCTGTCGCTATGGAAGCAAGGACGTTGTTGAACTTCTCCTGCAACATAAAGACACGGATGTTAAAGCTGTGGAGAACAAAGGTTGGACAGCTCTccattttgcctgtcgctatggAAGCAAGGACGTTGTTGAACTTCTCCTGAAACATAAAGACACGGATGTTAAAGCTGTGGAGAACAAAGGTTGGACAGCTCTCCATTTTGCCTGTCAATATGGAAGCAAGGACGTTGTTGAACTTCTCCTGAAACATAAAGACACGGATGTTAAAGCTGTGGAGGAAGATCGTTGGACAGCTCTCCATCTTGCCTGTCGCTATGGAAGCAAGGACGTTGTTGAACTTCTCCTGAAACATAAAGACACGGATGTTAATGCTGTGGAGAACAAAGGTTGGACAGCTCTccattttgcctgtcgctataGAAGCAAGGACGTTGTTGAACTTCTCCTGAAACATAAAGACACGGATGTTAATGCTGTGAAGAACGAAGGTTGGACAGCTCTCCATCTTGCCTGTCGCTATGGAAGCAAGGACGTTGTTGAACTTCTCCTGAAACATAAAGACACGGATGTTAATGCTGTGCAGAACGAAGGTTGGACAGCTCTccattttgcctgtcgctataGAAGCAAGGACGTTGTTGAACTTCTCCTGCAACATAAAGACACGGATGTTAAAGCTGTGGAGGAAGATCGTTGGACAGCTCTCCATCTTGCCTGTCAATATGGAAGCAAGGACGTTGTTGAACTTCTCCTGCAACATAAAGACACGGATGTTAATGCTGTGACCAAGCAAGGTGACACCCCTCTTCATATTGCCTCTACTCGTGGACACAAGGATGTTGTTGATTTTCTCCTGAAACAGAAAGGCATCGATGTCAATAAGGTGAACCTCGAGGGTGACACCCCTCTCCATCTGGCAGTTCAAAA ccACAAAACTGATGTTGTGGCCTTCTTAGTCTCCAGTGGAGCAAATGTTAATAAGCAGGACTCAAGGGGCGAAACACCTCTACATC GCTGTGAGGAGAACTATGAAGATGTAGTCAAAGTCCTGTTAAAtagcaaagaaaataacaatttacag GTTAATCAGAAAAATAAATTGG GTTGGACAGCTCTccattttgcctgtcgctatggAAGCAAGGACGTTGTTGAACTTCTCCTGCAACATAAAGACACGGATGTTAAAGCTGTGGAGGAAGATC GTTGGACAGCTCTccattttgcctgtcgctatggAAGCAAGGACGTTGTTGAACTTCTCCTGAAACATAAAGACACGGATGTTAAAGCTGTGGAGGAAGATCGTTGGACAGCTCTCCATCTTGCCTGTCGCTATGGAAGCAAGGACGTTGTTGAACTTCTCCTGCAACATAAAGACACGGATGTTAAAGCTGTGACGAAAGATCGTTGGACAGCTCTCCATCTTGCCTGTCAATATGGAAGCAAGGACGTTGTTGAACTTCTCCTGCAACATAAAGACACGGATGTTAATGCTGTGACCAAGCAAGGTGACACCCCTCTTCATATTGCCTCTACTCGTGGACACAAGGATGTTGTTGATTTTCTCCTGAAACAGAAAGGCATCGATGTCAATAAGGTGAACCTCGAGGGTGACACCCCTCTCCATCTGGCAGTTCAAAA ccACAAAACTGATGTTGTGGCCTTCTTAGTCTCCAGTGGAGCAAATGTTAATAAGCAGGACTCAGGGGGCAACACACCTCTACATCTGGCTGTGAGGAAGAACTATGAAGATGTAGTCAAAGTCCTGTTAAAtagcaaagaaaataacaatttacag gtTAATCAGCAAAGGAGAGACG GTTGGACAGCTCTCCATGTTGCCTGTCGCTATGGAAGCAAGGACGTTGTTGAACTTCTCCTGAAACATAAAGACACGGATGTTAATGCTGAGACCAAGCAAGGTGACACCCCTCTACATCTTGCCTCTTTTCATGGACGCAAGGATGTTGTTGATTTTCTCCTGCAACAGAATGGCATCGATGTCAATAAGGTGAACCTCGAGGGTGACACCCCTCTCCATCTGGCAGTTCAAAAGTAA